Genomic DNA from Lactuca sativa cultivar Salinas chromosome 8, Lsat_Salinas_v11, whole genome shotgun sequence:
aaatgaagctcctttctctatagatctcagatccaaacttgcacttcaagccctacCCTCCACatgctcttctccttcttcttcactaacataccaagacacttttagctccaaaacacacacactcaagctaaggacgatggaaggctctctcttagggtttcactctctgatatggaggctgggaaatgagccttagcatcctttaaattgtgcacaagccaaacatttagggtttgcatctggatccgttacgcccagcgtaaccctgggtacgcccaacgtacccaggcgagtccgcatcgaaattaagcgcatgagtacgcgcaacgtactccccagtacgcccagcgtactcatttgctataagaactctctcaagggaccaatcttgacaacttgacaaaatggaagggttaaatagctttacttgaatttcgggatgttacaaaaataaAGGAACTTTATTGAAGATCTCCAATACCACATAAGATGACTACCTATTTACCCAAAAATTGATTATAATTAAGAGTATTCTAggatttattttaagaaaaaatatatttattattaggtAACTGAATATGTGGTCAAATTATATTGACTTTAATGAATATGTCTTACTAATTTATTGataaaaacatattttaataaagaaaaatattatatgtttagaaaataatatatatttattgtaATAAAGTATTCCTAGAATACTAATTATTTTTTCAAAGAATTAAGTGTTCAACATTTACACAATACGAGGAGTTGATAAAACTAGGAATAAAAGTACTCCTAGAAATAACTTTTATTTGCATAAAATATAGTAAACATACGTTTTGTGTATATGGTTAAATTTGATATACTCATGTATGccatttcttttattttgtttataagtGTATTTGTGTTAATACATTTGTATACAGGAATATAATGTTTCTATCGACTTTTATTGGGCTCCATTGTTGGTGGAATCTAATGCAGACCATCCATTAAAACATAAAACAAATGATCGTATGGTTCACATTGAATCCATCGAAAAACATGCTAAATATTGGGTTAATGCAGAAGTATTGGTTCTTAACTCATATCTCTGGTGGAAGATGCCTACATTCAAAATCTTGTAAGTTCATACTTCTAAGGTTGACATTAGGTTTGCTAATTTTTGCTAATGAATTTATAAAATGATTGTTTTTCTTTTAAGGAATGGATCACTTGGAAATTCTACACATTATGATGTAGTAAGCAACCATCATGGTTACAATATGGTTATCAAAGTGTTATCTAAATGGTTACATGATCATGTAAATCACACAAGGACTCAATTATATTTCATGAGCATGACTGCAACACATCATAGGTGATATATTTAAACTTAAATTAATTATACAACTAAAAAATTTATGGTTTTCATTAAGACTTTATTTTCAGTGGCACAGAATGGGGCACGAAAGATGATCAGAATTGCTTGAATGAAACAGATCCAATAACGACAGATAGGTTTTGGGAAAGTGAGTCGGATTTAAAGCTGATGAGAATATTACAATTATCGCTAAATAAATTGAAAGAAAAGGGGGTGAATGTACAAGTGGTGAATATAACACATCTAACACAATATAGAAAAGATGCACACCCTTCTATTCATAGGTTGTATAATTATCCTTTAACAACAACACAACTAGCCAACCCATCAAGTTATGCAGACTGCACACATTGGTGCCTTCCTGGTGTCCCAGATGTTTGGAATGAGTTACTTCTAACTTACATTCTTGGCAAGCATAAATAATTTAGAATTATTAATGGAACAGCATAAATAATTTAGAATTATTAATGGAACAGTATTGTGAGTGaacttatttatgtttaatttaattatcatGAATTATAAGTATAATCAATGTTGAATTAATGCCAATATGATCAACATACAATATATAATGGCAAGACTATATGTAAAAGAGTTCCATCTAACTCACTTATTGCTTCAGGAAATATTCCTTTACCCTTCTATGTTGTTCGGAAGTATTTGCGGTTGCATTAGAAGATATTGGGACTATCAGTTCTCTTGAAAAACACATCATTGCATTTCGGACCTCATGAAAAATATATGAATCGTTTTTGTGTAGTGTTGAAATTATCATTTATTggcttaaataatcattaaagaaatataataatttttgtattaaaaaacataatttattcATCTCCTCTTGCCATTCTTCTTCTGTTATATTTAAGTTTTTTGTTATTTCATTATAAACATTACatgtttttcttttaattttgaaCCAAGAAGCATATTTTGATTTTGATAGTTGTATCGATTCTTCATTTTCTTTTGATTGACTACAAAattgtgtttgttttttgtttatcTTACACATTCTTCCACGATCTAGCTCTCAAGCTACAACCTTCCCAACCGTTAGTTGTAATTTCATGTATACATACTTCAAGAAACATTTTTCCATACATTATTGCTTCCAACTTAGTCAAGGCCTCTTATGTGACATATATATGATCAACTGAAAGATAAAGATAGAAAAGAGTTCAGCATACAATTTCAAGAAATTAGATCTCGTCATACGAAGTACATAAAGCATATACAAGTTCATATTTCATCATATACTTTGACATTTCAGTATACACTTCATAGTTTTAGCATACAAGTTCATTTTTTATCATATAAGTTCATTTTTTAGCATACAAAGTttttattttaacttttatttcatAATTTAAAAACCATTTGAGCATATACTTCTTGATTTCAACATATTTGTTCATTTTTCATCATACATGTTATCATTTCATCAACATTGCAGACAATCGATTTTATACAAGTTCATATTTCATATAATGTAATgcccatagatccgggctagtcaatttagagataataggggttgaaaacgacttttcgataaaaggttatttagaataagtaatcttaaccaatttttagaatacgtctcaagggttccgtacatataaagaacgccgaaatccgagtgataacgaagaagttatggtccgtcgaagttttacggcaaaactgggacgacaccgggagacgtaaatagtgaatttacgatggaggactttttagccttagaaatacaaacataatttttagtatacgttaaaccaagaacatacaaaataagaacgcctaaatctgacgtcgtatgaggaagttatgaattttctaaaatttgACATAGCAATACACATTCCGgaactcaaattttagatcgagcggtttttggcctacgcgacctaaatgagaattgaagatatcattaataggaactcaacggtaaaaagacagatgaaaacagagtccgtatgtagaagttatgaagtttacgcggacatttaacaatataatcttctCGTACCGTTAAATTTAAGATCCgtcaagaattagctgacggagtcaaaatgaaagttgtagatcttatttttacctatgtgtggatataaagaatgtcaaaaacaaagatggtatgtgaaagttacggattttagaattcggaagtgtgctgtgcgaataAAGGTGATGTGACACAATCTTTGTCATTGCTTTCTCCTtaagtcttgccaccagatggtgacgtGTGACACAAAGTTCatccatatttcaccctataaatagaacctctcccaccctgaTTTTTCCACACTTTTCCCAGTCTTTCTTCtgtttactctctctctagaacctctctctagccccgaaaccctccgaaaagtctagggaacctccctagcacaagGCGGATGCCCCAGAGTGGTCGACGAATcagagaagaagagctttttggctcggaaacgctgctccaagcaaagcctcagttttctataaaactcgttgtaagtgagctatgccgacgctatttttaatataacttttatttaattatagtaacgttattaggaacttataataaatacttgggctattattatgggttatataagtattgtttaatgcttatataatagtaataatagctagaatattagttagtctcggcgaataatagactaaactctagtggtaataatactaggtttcgtcgaagaaaattatttttaagaagcaaaacggtgtctgagttcggaatcaccaccttttcaagtgagcgcatggtctctttcatcttacacatagatatgaagtctttAATATAAgctacatgttatgtgtgcatattatctgtatacttgctatctatgctggataaccgattttatacaagttttatatgatttaaactgtatatatgtatatataactacgtaatatgttgggtaaaacatgggtagatgaaatatgagttggatgatgagttgagaggtgatatagagcaagaggtaagggtgagaggtggacgatgtgagaagccttgttcccaaatgatggccctgtcatctagcagagtatgggtgacaaccacggactattctagacagtctagtggaacactagcagactcgcaacctgtaggtgttgtgaacaatgttttcaccggtgtactctaaaaaaaacccattgacatgtattgcgagtggactcttaAAAATGATACTTTTAATAAATGAGATAATTGTAGCAGCTGTGCTCGAAGAACAATACTGGCAGTTGTGGCTCacatagaatgtcacaattctggcagctgcgcctaagtgatagaactagcagttgtgcttgacagctgtgtcattgacaacgatagacttcgtacctattccatagtataatccttaggaatgaatgaatgagaaataactgattcttagggtagatccttaagagtaaagaagaaaatagggatgggtaattgggttaactgtttgatgattaaacataataattatattattgtgggttgaaaaccctatatactgtcacaccccaaaaccgagaacggcggaaacgttatggggcggaggacgtcatgtaaagtatcacaacatagtataatagtaaacaagcgaacaacatcatccattgcattaaatatataattttaatacaagcgtgttccgtacagttatagacaacaaaaagtaaatcaaaataataagatgagtcttgaatgcgctccatcttctcaaaagctggcctcggcacctgtctactgacgacctgagaatacaagttattttgaaagagtttatcagcattaagttggtgagttcataagtattttagtgtcggtgtttgtatcaaaacgtttgaacgtggttttaaagtatgagtttgtaaacattggtgataaaagtatgtgaatgtttgtaagtgtttgtaaaagtttgaatctcttagaaaaacctatattttctatttaaagtagccttctaccaagaagtaactgttttgtatgttcgtttatagtaaaagtgtgtaattttcccaagtgtaactatcattgacAAAATAttgtttgtacatttatgtttaagtgaaatgatcactaaatatatgtaaagggtaaattaatgtagtactgtagtgttgtattaaaggaactactgttgtactaactaccttaaaccggatttatattaaggtattatgtgattaattgtaccatactatcgactaggtaacacgACAATGTAGGTcgtaataaggtatgacgtttggcaccagcacacctacaggtccggctgtagctagcagcaaggtgtagaatagtcaatccagtatagatctatacgcaaactcacgctctccctccaagagactctggctacaactcgggccatgacattgaaggcatgctctgatacagtggatcacaattattttaacatattcatgtatatgtaatgtattattaatcgttctagtatcgttgtatatgttctctttctagtatagttgtaaatgttctctttctagtatagttgtacatgttctctttctagtatagttgtatatgttctcatagtaatgtaatgtatatgttctcatagtaatataatgtatatgttctcatagtaataagtactgactcatgaatgaacttacTCATTGGACATCTCATTGTTCTAacaatagtataagtattatcctgtgctaccccgatggtaacttactaatgatgtaactggtacgtatgaatatggaagaacttttatgactatatatgtacacatgatatataattaatattgaaatgaccttcggacagctacccgataccccaccagaccacatctcaagcgtgaaaaggaaatagggtggacgactttcctaagccttttaaacattgcttatataactatacatatatgggcatgcaatttataataagtataacagagtttaagtaaaagtatttgataagtaaaagaatttgtaaaacagtttgaagtaaaacagtttcataaatagtttcaacagtaataaaatcattggttttgtagttattaatcacatgtgattgatgtaataactataagtaatcaacttgtattcccccccccccccccccataaaagaatttaaaacatttaaaagtatttcaaaggttagttaaaggggtataaactcacttgtagtgagtggattggattgaagtgtcggatacagtgctaggtgacaaatggagacttgtacacacgcacaagcctagttatcatataatgaacatatatataactaattagccaatttataactaatatattaagttgggacactctagaacatgaaaacactttgtttcaagtgttaaagatcacaaggattggatccaagtgtttgtagggcaaagctagggtgtttggagttcaagggtaatCTCCTTTGGATTTTACAGTTTTAATGACCTTTACCCAAGGAGTTTATGGAagtaaaatcaagggtttaccgTCGTAAACTCTACTCCTTGTAACCATGTGTTTTTTTAgaggttttacaagtcctttgaagcatttctacttggtggtttggcctttggaagggactagggcaacaaaaacactccttggaggagtttacggcctcatggtcatttccctttgggtttactaccgtaaacccttatggaaaagcgtattgccatgttttcaagtccttaacacaacaaggtaattgtctaggttagtttttaggcctaaggaaggaatatgacCCATataaacacactttagggtgtttatggttttgggagatccccaagccgtaaacacctaaaaatggtggtctttggtgtttttcaaggcttaaacacatcaagggaaggtttaaacatatcaaggaaggcttaaacatcaaactagggcttagataaagGACTTAGGCACAATTTGTGcctttcttggtgtttacggcccaagaacattcttggaccatgaacaccttatttcttgtgttcttggcatattttcttgatgctaacatgtaatactagcataataagactcaaggatggaagtaatTACTATATGGAAGCTTAatttgagctaaaagtccaagaacacttagtgtgtgttcttggtgtttttggaaatctaatcaaaatacaaaaatgaatggatgaatagatgcacaatcactagattaagtgttataccaacttgaaatggttagaaaacTTACTAGTTTAAAGATCTTGAATaaaatctaggatgatacttgaaaggatattttggagtttactcttttggtgtttggggagtaaacacaaagtGACTAGCTTtcggggagtaaactcatgcatatgcatgacttcacggtttttgggtgatttttcgacccgaacataaaagtttggccgcgaacttctaagacacgaggtgtttgcggtttttaaaaatcaaaacccgagacgacactttctttcacccgttcatttaaaaatattattaaaataatcaaacgaactttaaatttcttaaaaataagaaataatggcattaacttataataagaagcggttgagttttagggtttgaccgaatggaaattttgggttgtcacatgtactcaccaagtttcccaacctgaaccactcagtttatttatatcacaggtgttgagatgaagtcacattacactgagagattaaggagataaaTCACTagcgataatgaatgtaagttctatttatgcttatgtttatgtattgacgatgacatcccaaatgttttaaaatgaatacaaatacttttcttcggaaattctttgataacgtatttatcatattttacttGGAATAAATTcctcaacatttttattaaaaaaagtactctgatttttataaagcataaacaaaatcggtcttttctggccgtg
This window encodes:
- the LOC111878198 gene encoding protein trichome birefringence-like 34, translated to MQLIVICDVKHTFQSSLIVFIVVGAVAATAFYYVNMEEQGTVPTVVLSPNVYDSLDGCDFFSGKWVHDNDSYPLYEELECPYITGDFACQQHGRMDSRYQQWRWQPHGCNLPRFDAKEVLERLRGKRVIFVGDSVNRNQWVSMVCMLQKVIPPELKEMRKIRHVSLRTFKAIEYNVSIDFYWAPLLVESNADHPLKHKTNDRMVHIESIEKHAKYWVNAEVLVLNSYLWWKMPTFKILNGSLGNSTHYDVVSNHHGYNMVIKVLSKWLHDHVNHTRTQLYFMSMTATHHSGTEWGTKDDQNCLNETDPITTDRFWESESDLKLMRILQLSLNKLKEKGVNVQVVNITHLTQYRKDAHPSIHRLYNYPLTTTQLANPSSYADCTHWCLPGVPDVWNELLLTYILGKHK